The Streptomyces sp. NBC_01775 genome includes a region encoding these proteins:
- a CDS encoding tyrosine-protein phosphatase, translating to MSQQSAEPQLTGVRNFRDVGGLPTVDGRRVRQGVLFRSGHLAHATDEDTAFLGGLGLHTVFDFRNEADQALEGPDVALPGVRNLNIPLTDPAEGVEFWRMVRDGELDQLRAILGDGLAAARMTGSYRTMISSRTAEHSRILHALAEDSVPALMHCAAGKDRAGLSIAITLLALGVERGPIEADYLESNSPHRRYRVRRSEKSSAGMSPEVMELLAPLFDARAAYLHAAFTTIDETWGDVDTYLAKGLKISAETRARLQSRLLED from the coding sequence GTGAGCCAACAGTCCGCCGAACCGCAGCTGACCGGGGTGCGCAACTTCCGCGACGTGGGCGGTCTGCCCACCGTGGACGGGCGGCGGGTGCGCCAGGGCGTGCTCTTCCGCAGCGGTCACCTCGCGCACGCGACGGACGAGGACACGGCCTTCCTCGGCGGCCTGGGCCTGCACACGGTCTTCGACTTCCGCAACGAGGCCGACCAGGCGCTGGAGGGCCCCGACGTCGCCCTGCCGGGTGTGCGGAACCTCAACATCCCGCTGACGGACCCGGCCGAGGGCGTGGAGTTCTGGCGGATGGTGCGGGACGGCGAGCTGGACCAGCTCCGCGCGATCCTGGGCGACGGGCTGGCCGCCGCGCGGATGACCGGCTCCTACCGCACGATGATCTCCTCCCGCACCGCCGAGCACAGCCGGATCCTGCACGCGCTGGCCGAGGACAGCGTGCCGGCGCTGATGCACTGCGCCGCCGGCAAGGACCGGGCAGGTCTTTCGATAGCCATCACGCTGCTGGCCCTGGGGGTGGAGCGGGGCCCGATCGAGGCCGACTATCTGGAGTCGAACTCCCCGCACCGCCGGTACCGGGTGCGCCGCAGCGAGAAGTCCAGCGCCGGGATGTCGCCCGAGGTCATGGAGCTGCTGGCACCGCTCTTCGACGCGCGGGCCGCCTACCTGCACGCGGCGTTCACCACCATCGACGAGACCTGGGGCGATGTGGACACCTACCTCGCCAAGGGGCTCAAGATCTCGGCGGAGACCCGGGCCCGCCTCCAGTCCCGGCTCCTGGAGGACTGA
- a CDS encoding IclR family transcriptional regulator produces the protein MKSVTRSLLILEAVAQHQPVTVGELTKLFGLPKSTVQRTLVTLSEAGWLRANRKDTTRWEIGARVLAVRPAALQGSNLLAAARDPMIKLRDALNETIHLSVPDALQGMVVVDRVDCSHAVRTYYGIGDTSPLHATATGRAILAHLPKADVEELIERGLEQFSEATPTDADVLRAELERVRADGYSVNRNQYRPDVCAVAAPILDEDATPIASVAVSMPDSRYDAERVPELGHLIADTAQEIAIRRNGA, from the coding sequence ATGAAGAGCGTGACCAGGTCGCTGCTGATACTGGAGGCGGTCGCACAGCATCAGCCGGTCACAGTGGGGGAACTGACGAAGCTCTTCGGACTCCCCAAGTCGACGGTGCAGCGCACGCTGGTGACCCTCAGCGAGGCCGGCTGGCTGCGGGCGAACCGGAAGGACACCACGCGCTGGGAGATCGGCGCGCGCGTGCTCGCCGTCCGGCCGGCAGCGCTCCAGGGATCGAACCTGCTCGCGGCGGCCAGGGATCCCATGATCAAGCTGCGTGACGCGCTGAACGAGACCATCCACCTGTCGGTGCCGGACGCGTTGCAGGGCATGGTGGTCGTGGACCGGGTGGACTGTAGCCACGCGGTACGGACGTATTACGGCATCGGCGACACTTCCCCGCTGCACGCCACCGCCACCGGGCGCGCCATCCTGGCGCACCTGCCGAAGGCGGACGTCGAGGAACTCATCGAGCGCGGGCTGGAACAGTTCAGCGAGGCCACCCCGACCGACGCCGACGTGCTGCGCGCCGAGCTGGAACGGGTGCGCGCCGACGGCTACTCGGTCAACAGGAACCAGTACCGGCCGGACGTGTGCGCCGTGGCCGCGCCGATCCTGGACGAGGACGCCACGCCGATCGCGTCCGTGGCCGTCTCCATGCCCGATTCGCGGTACGACGCGGAACGGGTGCCCGAGCTGGGGCATCTGATCGCCGACACGGCCCAGGAGATCGCGATACGGCGCAACGGCGCGTAG